In the genome of Dyadobacter fermentans DSM 18053, the window TACAATTGGCCAGCGAGGAACTGTTGGAGAAAACCGGCCTTGCACTGGCAGTGCTTTGCAGAAGGTTTCGACCAGAACCCTGCGCCTCGTTCCATTGCCGGACAGTGGCGTTGTCCGATGCGGCAGTAGAGCCTGCATCTGAAAATACGGAGCTTGGCGCATCCGCCCGGTACCAAACCGCCGGGGCAACACCTCCGGGCGTCTGCGCACGTGCGCCGAAGCACGCAAGCATTGCAAGTGCGACGGCGACAACTTGTACATTTCGTTTCATAAGATAGTTTTCATTTGTTCATAAATGATTTACACTGATCTCCTTTATCCATATTCAACACTTTAAGAATTAATAAATTAATTTCAAATCTGTTACGCACTTAACCGTGAACCCATTTGTTCAATTACTCTTTGCTTAAGCACGACCTAGGTAGCCGGATGAAGCAATTCGCCCGGCATGAGTACTACCTTTGTCATAATTCAATTATGAAATATTACCGCACAGATCCGGAGTGCGGTTCATCAGATTACAGAATCTAAATGATATAGTGTGGCATAGCGTGATAAGACTTCCTAGGTTGTATTCCGAACAATAATCTTAATCGTAGAGGTCCGCTTGACAATTCATACGACAAATTTTCGAACTTAATTCGACTAAGACAGGGGACAATCTTGGCGAATTTGTATCATTTTTTTTTGTCATTATGCTGGCGGCGAAACATTTCCCGCCCTACCCGCTGTTTTTGGAAAAACTATTTAACAAAAAAATAACAATTTTGGATGCCTCGTTGAAATATCTGCGGCACCGCGGAAGACAAATAAACACACTAATTTAAAGCCACGTGTTTACAAGATGTCGCCGGGAAATTGCGTAGAAACGCCGTTGTGGCTTACGCGAAAATTGACGACAAGCAGGTAGTCGGCCATCATTGTAGAAAGCGAGGTGCGCTTATATTAATCAGGCCTATCAAGATACTGATTGGTATATACGTAACAAAAGACACAATCTTTCGGTCAGTCCGTTGCCAGCAATTTTTCCATATATAATCGAAGGTTAAATAATCCGCTGGAGGTATTCTGATGAATTATTCAAGTGAGGAGATTGCTCTTATTAAATCAACCCTTCCGGAAATCCGGAAGGGTGATCCTTTACTCAACGTATGCCGTCCTCCGGCAATACCTTAGTGTGTATATCAGCGCAGTGAAACATATTCAGGTTCAGCCATTTTTATCTTTTTATTGTATATCAATTTCTAATAAACAACCAAGTATATCAAACTCAAAAACAGTGATTCAATATTGTTCAGCTTAATGTATGGTAGTCGATGGCGTGCAGCCACATCAGTTTATCGTTTGTTAATGCGCTGCTTCACGTCCATGGGAGTCTTCCCGAAGAATTTACGAAACTCCCTACTAAAATATTTACTATCCTCATAACCAATTAGTGCTGCTACTTCATTGACACGATAAATACCCACCTCCAATAACCTCATCGCTCTCTCCATCCTAATTTTTTTCACAAATTCATTTACAGTTATTCCTTTAAGCAAACGAATCTTACGATAAAGTACAGAAACACTAATTCCTATCCTAAATGCCATATCCTGCACACCAAAAGAAGGATCAGAAATATTCTCAATAATCAACCGCTCGAGTTTTTCAAGAAACTGGCCACTTATTTTCTCTAATTCTGATTGAGTCGCCATTTCCTGCGCAGCTCTACCTCGCATTGCCTCGCGTAGCTTGATCAGGTTTTCTATGTTCACCATCAGCTCATGATTACCAAATGGGACCGAAATGTACCCATCAGCACCTGCCTGCAACCCAGCTAACCGCCATTCTATCGGCCCAAGCAAAACAATAGAAACGTGACTCGTGAGCGCATGAGATTTCAGGTTTTGGCATAAAGAAAGCCCATCAGTTAGCGAATTGGAAATATCACAAATCAAAATGTCGGGTCGCATATCCCTGGCCAGTTCAAGTCCATTCTCGTCGATACTACTTTCCACAATATGAAAGTTTTTAGCCAAAGAATCACTCCCAAAACCGTTCCGCGATACACGTTCGTCAACAATCAAAACCGGTCTTCGATATTCAAAATTCATAACATTCCCGAAGTGCAATAAACCCACTAGTATTAATAAGATACAGCGTATAACAAGTGTGTATTATGTTTTAGAACATAAGAATCATAATATCCAATAGTCAGATATTGTAATATCAGGCAGACCAGCAGAATCACAAATACACGTCTCATATGACATGCACAAACATACATCGGCCACATCTAGATATCAATGAATTAAAGCCAAAAACCGAACATAAACACAAAATCCATACCAAGTTGGCAAAATTTTCCTCCATGCTCAAATAGCTAAACTAGCCAGAGTTTTTGATCGGCCATATATCCAACAACTCCGGGAGGGCTCAGTAAATGCATTTATACTTCTCTTGTCAGAGCATAAAAATCACACCAAATAGACAGTTTAATCATCCATTCATTTCAAAAAAAATAGACAAATTAGCTACATAACAAAAACCAAAATTAGAATAAATGCATAAAAATGAATATTTAATTAAACCAACAAAACCCGCCATATATGAAAAACTCATGCGTCGTAGAAGCCGCCCTGATAGTAATCGTAGACAATCGACCGATGTACAGATCCGGTGTCAAATATGGAGTCGAATCAATAGTACCCGGATGCAAATTTTCAGACTACGATCAGCTTTCTGATTTATTATTGGATAGAAAAACTAGCAGATCTATCTATTTTATGATCAGTGTCAGAAATATGTCTAACAAAACCATTATTGGCCATATCAGGAAACTAAGGTCAGTACAAAAGAAATGCAAAATACGCATCT includes:
- a CDS encoding helix-turn-helix domain-containing protein: MNFEYRRPVLIVDERVSRNGFGSDSLAKNFHIVESSIDENGLELARDMRPDILICDISNSLTDGLSLCQNLKSHALTSHVSIVLLGPIEWRLAGLQAGADGYISVPFGNHELMVNIENLIKLREAMRGRAAQEMATQSELEKISGQFLEKLERLIIENISDPSFGVQDMAFRIGISVSVLYRKIRLLKGITVNEFVKKIRMERAMRLLEVGIYRVNEVAALIGYEDSKYFSREFRKFFGKTPMDVKQRINKR